One Oncorhynchus clarkii lewisi isolate Uvic-CL-2024 chromosome 28, UVic_Ocla_1.0, whole genome shotgun sequence genomic region harbors:
- the LOC139387288 gene encoding protein FAM131A-like isoform X1, which yields MWLTFRGGERGGRQREEVKFQEAEMIPKSRKSSDTRKAVSIQEIAALARSSLNGISQAMKDHVTKPTSLQGGRVAHLIEWKGWPKPTDSPTDPLHTHFNSYCHLTEGEQEARFAAGVAEQFAIAEAKLKAWASVDDDDVEEADKEFLQNNRNTLTLSTRSDTATSNHEPRVSFQAEIGSIKVPPSISSTIPVGSSSNSLHCDRPTSKNDPAPQQNDRPILESDRASPFPREGELVDGEDQPVPQLETGGGVCIVHKPDWRPRIRSSRFDSCYSTSHSESLGEEEAEEEDEEGSVFQEGREWHSCQSQRSFFSDRGSSGVASFDEEE from the exons ATGTGGTTGACTTTtcgtggaggagaaagaggggggcgACAACGAGAGGAG GTAAAATTTCAGGAAGCTGAAATGATCCCCAAGTCAAGAAAATCTTCAGACACGAGAAAGGCAGTCAGCATCCAGGAGATTGCTGCTCTGGCCAGATCCTCTTTAAATG gcatATCCCAGGCGATGAAGGACCATGTGACCAAGCCCACGTCCCTGCAGGGTGGCAGGGTCGCCCACCTCATAGAGTGGAAGGGTTGGCCCAAACCCACAGACTCCCCCACggaccccctccacacacacttcAACTCCTACTGCCACCTCACTGAGGGGGAACAGGAGGCGCGCTTCGCTGCAG GAGTGGCAGAGCAGTTTGCTATCGCTGAGGCAAAGCTGAAAGCCTGGGCTTCtgtggatgatgatgatgtggaggAAGCTGACAAAGAGTTTCTCCAGAACAACagaaacacactcacactctctaccCGCTCAG ACACCGCAACGTCCAATCACGAGCCCCGAGTGTCATTCCAGGCTGAGATTGGCAGCATTAAAGTTCCACCCTCTATCAGCTCAACCATTCCCGTTGGCTCTAGCAGCAACAGCCTGCACTGTGATAGGCCCACATCTAAGAATGACCCAGCTCCACAGCAAAATGACCGGCCTATTCTAGAGAGTGACCGGGCTAGCCCATTCCCCAGAGAGGGGGAACTAGTGGATGGTGAGGATCAGCCTGTACCACAGCTAGAGACCGGTGGGGGTGTCTGTATCGTCCACAAGCCTGACTGGAGGCCGAGGATCAGAAGCAGTAGGTTTGACTCCTGCTATTCAACCTCTCACTCTGAGTCTCTTGGAGAGGAGGAAGCGGAAGAGGAAGACGAAGAAGGGAGTGTGTTTCAGGAAGGTAGAGAGTGGCACTCCTGCCAGAGCCAGAGAAGCTTCTTCTCCGACAGAGGCTCGTCGGGAGTGGCGTCATTCGATGAGGAAGAgtag
- the LOC139387288 gene encoding protein FAM131A-like isoform X2 encodes MIPKSRKSSDTRKAVSIQEIAALARSSLNGISQAMKDHVTKPTSLQGGRVAHLIEWKGWPKPTDSPTDPLHTHFNSYCHLTEGEQEARFAAGVAEQFAIAEAKLKAWASVDDDDVEEADKEFLQNNRNTLTLSTRSDTATSNHEPRVSFQAEIGSIKVPPSISSTIPVGSSSNSLHCDRPTSKNDPAPQQNDRPILESDRASPFPREGELVDGEDQPVPQLETGGGVCIVHKPDWRPRIRSSRFDSCYSTSHSESLGEEEAEEEDEEGSVFQEGREWHSCQSQRSFFSDRGSSGVASFDEEE; translated from the exons ATGATCCCCAAGTCAAGAAAATCTTCAGACACGAGAAAGGCAGTCAGCATCCAGGAGATTGCTGCTCTGGCCAGATCCTCTTTAAATG gcatATCCCAGGCGATGAAGGACCATGTGACCAAGCCCACGTCCCTGCAGGGTGGCAGGGTCGCCCACCTCATAGAGTGGAAGGGTTGGCCCAAACCCACAGACTCCCCCACggaccccctccacacacacttcAACTCCTACTGCCACCTCACTGAGGGGGAACAGGAGGCGCGCTTCGCTGCAG GAGTGGCAGAGCAGTTTGCTATCGCTGAGGCAAAGCTGAAAGCCTGGGCTTCtgtggatgatgatgatgtggaggAAGCTGACAAAGAGTTTCTCCAGAACAACagaaacacactcacactctctaccCGCTCAG ACACCGCAACGTCCAATCACGAGCCCCGAGTGTCATTCCAGGCTGAGATTGGCAGCATTAAAGTTCCACCCTCTATCAGCTCAACCATTCCCGTTGGCTCTAGCAGCAACAGCCTGCACTGTGATAGGCCCACATCTAAGAATGACCCAGCTCCACAGCAAAATGACCGGCCTATTCTAGAGAGTGACCGGGCTAGCCCATTCCCCAGAGAGGGGGAACTAGTGGATGGTGAGGATCAGCCTGTACCACAGCTAGAGACCGGTGGGGGTGTCTGTATCGTCCACAAGCCTGACTGGAGGCCGAGGATCAGAAGCAGTAGGTTTGACTCCTGCTATTCAACCTCTCACTCTGAGTCTCTTGGAGAGGAGGAAGCGGAAGAGGAAGACGAAGAAGGGAGTGTGTTTCAGGAAGGTAGAGAGTGGCACTCCTGCCAGAGCCAGAGAAGCTTCTTCTCCGACAGAGGCTCGTCGGGAGTGGCGTCATTCGATGAGGAAGAgtag